Proteins from a genomic interval of Zingiber officinale cultivar Zhangliang chromosome 2A, Zo_v1.1, whole genome shotgun sequence:
- the LOC122040417 gene encoding uncharacterized protein LOC122040417: MPSVCRNGGYGECFSIKRVSIALSGPLDDCLKLLRGQWDEQKLVGLLTSKICHGDDTTAVLKVYDAVGACFLQRLILTGMGKGSGGFGSAEDKEPYLRLSITLLTALCQVPEIASYEEMVSKVPLVAEIVTKLSDPCRCCFG, from the exons ATGCCGAGCGTTTGCCGGAATGGAGGTTACGGCGAGTGCTTCTCCATTAAAAGGGTTAGCATT GCATTGAGTGGACCCTTGGATGATTGTTTGAAGCTGTTGAGAGGCCAGTGGGATGAGCAAAAGCTGGTCGGTCTCCTCACCTCAAAAATCTGTCATGGGGACGACACAACTGCTGTTCTAAAGGTCTATGATGCTGTCGGTGCTTGTTTTCTTCAGAGACTCATCTTAACTG GTATGGGAAAGGGATCTGGTGGGTTTGGTAGCGCCGAGGACAAAGAGCCATATTTGAGGCTCTCCATCACCCTTCTTACTGCATTGTGTCAGGTGCCAGAAATTGCTTCATATGAGGAAATGGTCTCTAAAGTTCCTCTTGTAGCTGAAATAGTTACAAAATT GTCTGACCCTTGTCGCTGTTGCTTCGGATAG